A portion of the Ascaphus truei isolate aAscTru1 chromosome 14, aAscTru1.hap1, whole genome shotgun sequence genome contains these proteins:
- the BRMS1 gene encoding breast cancer metastasis-suppressor 1 isoform X3, producing the protein MEGDADSATEMNGQEEADSDVEESASQSDSEEESSDMDDLDCERRRNECLDEMCHLEKQFSELKEKLFKERLNQLKAKLEEVTSGRAMEYISPLADLQKNMKIRIEVAGIYRGFCLDVIKNRYECEMQGTKQHLESEKVLLFDNMQCELLERIQRMEEDRQSIDISSEWWDEELRSKRSRKKWDPFRSEKKWKVPLVSGPYVVYMLRDLDILEDWTAIKKAKASISPQKRKPEVVKVEKQQYSARCEDGCLYYEGESFTKGEAIILDIKDEPPSQAIITAVSTGEVWLRRGDSSKTKIYVSQLQKGKYSVRRVGK; encoded by the exons GGGCGATGCAGACTCCGCGACGGAAATGAATGGGCAGGAGGAGGCCGACAGTGATGTGGAGGAGAGCGCGAGCCAGTCCGACTCGGAGGAAGAGAGTTCTG ACATGGATGACCTCGATTGTGAGCGAAGGAGGAATGAGTGTTTGGATGAGATGTGTCACCTGGAGAAGCAGTTTTCAGAACTGAAGGAGAA GTTATTCAAGGAACGCTTAAACCAGTTAAAAGCCAAATTAGAGGAGGTGACCAGCGGCAGAGCCATGGAATATATCAGCCCTTTAGCCGACCTGCAGAAGAATATGAAAATCCGTATTGAAGTAGCAG GGATCTACAGGGGATTCTGTCTGGATGTCATCAAGAATCGctatgagtgtgagatgcagggaaCTAAGCAGCACTTGGAG AGTGAGAAAGTCCTCCTGTTTGATAACATGCAGTGTGAGCTCCTGGAGCGCATCCAGAGGATGGAGGAGGACCGGCAGAGCATAGACATTTCCTCAG AGTGGTGGGACGAAGAGCTAAGATCCAAACGGAGCCGCAAGAAGTGGGACCCCTTCCGATCGGAGAAGAAGTGGAAGGTCCCTCTAGTGTCCG GCCCATATGTCGTGTACATGCTGCGTGATCTAGATATCCTGGAAGACTGGACCGCCATTAAAAAG GCCAAAGCGTCCATTTCCCCGCAGAAAAGGAAACCGGAGG ttgtgaagGTGGAGaagcagcagtacagcgctcgctGTGAGGATGGCTGTCTGTACTATGAAGGAGAGAGTTTCACGAAAGGAGAGGCCATTATCCTGGACATAAAGGATGAACCCCCATCACA GGCAATTATTACTGCGGTCAGCACGGGGGAAGTTTGGCTGCGGAGAGGAGACAGCAGCAAGACGAAGATCTACGTTTCACAGCTACAGAAGGGCAAATACTCCGTGAGGAGGGTGGGGAAATAA